DNA from Desmodus rotundus isolate HL8 chromosome X, HLdesRot8A.1, whole genome shotgun sequence:
ttgatgtttctctttctctctctcctcccgcctctacagcaatgaaaaaatgtccttgggtgaggataaaaaaaaatattaaaacaaaaagcatgaTACGAACAAAGAGAGGTATGGGAATAATATACACCAACTGTTTACTTTGGTTACTTTAGGGCTAAGGGGCTAGAAGTGGGGGGTAGGGAAATCATGGACTTTAATCTTTATATACCCCTGTACTATgtgatttctgaaataaaaatttagttttgaaACTACACAAAAACTCTAGGGCTACATGACTAGCACTTAGGGTCTGAGCGTACTGTCCCTTAACAGAGGGAACGCATTGCAATCACCCAAGAGACCCTTCCCACAACACAAAGGTGGGCCTTGAGTGAAGGCCCAGAAGGGCTCAAATGTCTGTTTTGAAAAGGCTCCTACATCTCTGGGTAGAAATCATAAGCTTAGATGATCACCAATATTGATATTATGAACTTAAGTAAAAGTGACAGAGACATGAATATCTTCATtaatggccctggctagtgtggctcagtggactgagtgccagcctgcaaaccaaagggtcgccagttcgattcccagtcagggcacatgcctgtgttgtgggccaggtccccattagggggtgcgcaagaggaaACCAcgcattgttgtttctctccctctctttctccctcccttctcctctataaaaataaataagagatctaaaaaaaaaaaagaagatcttCATTAATGGTACAATGAAATCATTTGTATGAGTTCTAATATCCTGTTCCAGACTACAATACAGTTCCATAGACAGTACTGTGTTATTCACCTCGATCGCACAATATGCCATATAGTGAACACAAAAAAGTTAAGAGTTCCTTCTATATTCAGGACTCTGTTCCTCAACCAGTCCTGCAATCTAGTACCGTCAATACGATCTCAAAACTCatcaatttcaaaataatttctatgaagattataatttattatcacctctgcagaaagagaaaatagtaaTAAACACTCTTAAGGGAGAATCACCAATGTAGAAAAGATCCAGTAAGAATTAAAGACAAATCCTATCACTTACCAATAAGTCGGGGTTCTGAAGTAAAATCTCTTGGGGGTACTGGAATTTTCTTTACTATGTACTCACAGACAACTTCAATATTGTATTTCAGCTGAGCAGAAATTGGAATAATAGGAGCTCCTTCTGCTACTGTACCTACGTGACAAAATTCAGCAGTTAGaatttttcaattttacaaaACTTGTTCTATACATATTACATGaaactgttaaaattttaaatatattaataagtatgtttaatattctaaaatgacaaaactatttaaaggaataaaatattaacacTCCTGGGAAAAAAGCACTTTACCAGTTGAAAGATTTCTAATAACATGTAATTAACCTTCCAATAAATGTCAAGATAAAATTACAGACTCTTTGCTAATCAAAGACTGCTGCACATATAATATTTGCTCCTTATTAATTACATGTCAAACAGGCTGGTCAAAGAAATGGAACAAACATAATTAGATTTTAATCAATATGacttattctttttcattatgaTAGGACTGAGTTCATGAGAAGTCAACCTttctaacaagaaaaacaaagctgagaGAGAATCATGTCAACATAAGATGTATAATGTTtcgccctggcagggtggctcagttagttggagctttgtccctgtacaccaaaaggctgtgggttcgatccctggttaggacacatgcctaggttgcggatTCGAATCCCAGTAGGGGTGtttatggaaggcaaccaatccatgtttgcCTCTCTACaatcaaaaaaatatatcctcaggtgagataaaaaaaaaaaaaagatgcatcaTGTCTTTCCCTGAAGTGAAAAACACTACACTGTTAGAGAAAGGGaccagaaagattaaataaatgatcATCAGTCCCAATTCTCAAAGTAGCTACCCAGTAAGAACAGTTTaagacctattttttaaaaatgcttttgttcATTTACTATCACTGAGGAGGAGTTTTTAAAACTGATAGCCTCCAGAATACGAGTTCACTTCTAACTTTCAAGCagcaaaaatatactttaatccaggggtgtccaaccttttggtgtctctgggtcacactggaagaagagttgtcttgggttacacattaaatacacaaacactaatgaaaaccaaacaaaaatctcataatgttttaagtaaattcacgattttgtgttgggccacattcatagccgtcctgggctgcatgcagcctgcgggACAGGGGCTGGGCACCCCTGCTAGTCTATCAAATTCAGAAACAGATTTCACTAGTGGtaggtaaagaaaaataaggcttAAGACCCTTAAGTTTACCCTGTTTTAGATACTCTATTATATTAAGAGTTAAATTAACATCTGTTATCTGGATTAAATGGCTCTCAAAGTGATTCACAGAAGTATTAAGATACTATGGCGTCTTACCTTGTACAAATGCAAGGATCTGTTCATACTGTTCTTTGGCCTGGCTTTCTTTTAccaaatcaattttattttgtagaatcaAAATATGCTTCAGTTTCATGATTTCTATAGCAGCCAGGTGTTCAGAAGTCTGAGGCTGAGGACAAGACTCATTACCAGctagatgaagaagaaaaaaacagatgcgTGAGAATTAGCTGGAAATATCTGCCAGAAGAGACAAATCCataagagacagaaagcagattaatggttgccaggggctagactgggggaagggggaacagAGTGACTGCCTAATGGGCACAGGGTTCCCTTTTGGGGGAATGAAgatgttctggaactagacagtGGTGATACTCATGCAACAGTCAGtgtacttaatgtcactgaactgtacacttcaaaTGCTAAAGtgatgaattttatgttatgcatattttactacCAAATCTAATAAAGGGAACTTTTGAATGCCCTAGCCCTATTCAAGGCAAAAGTCATGGACACATCATTTGGCTCCCATTGCTGGTCCTAAGCAAGAAGTTTGGAATCAACAAGTTTGGCATCTTGGGGTCTGCTCTCTCAGCTTTTGCTCAGGCATAAGGCTCTATCCAGTATTAGAAATGGGCCAGTCTAGCCAAGCTCCTGAGACAGAAAGTAATTAAGAGGGAAAGACACTTAATACAGTCTATGAATTTCAACTATCAGAGGCTACTCCCTAACAAAGGAGGGAAGGACACTAATTGTGAAGACAACCAACAGTGTATTATAAAGAAATAGGTATGTTTTGTTGGGCACTCCAACAATCACCCTGTCTAAGCAGTGACATTCAGGTGTCCTGTACTATATCCACTCGGCATACTTTCAAGAAATTATATTCCCTAGCAACAAATCTCTCAACTGTTCACATAAGGAAGGTAGCACAACCGTAGCCTTGAAAATCCCAATTCAGGCCTAGATTTCAACACTTatgttccctccctctctctctccctcccttcccctctctctaaatctgtgggcatgtccttgggtgaggactttaaaaaacaaacaaaaccaaacattaTAAATCAATGTTGCAGTGGACAggtcagaaacaaaaaaaaatatatgtacttttacatgtaaatttaaaataaaccatttCAGGTCATCTGAGTGGGGCAAATGaattattgactttttaaaatatatattaccatATGAATTCTTTAAAACATCTGCCTTCGGTCTGCCTTGTTTAACATTTTGTGATAGCTGGTTGGCAGGGATGCCGCCCTGGATTTCATGTTAGTTTCCATTCACATCACCCTTAAGTAATGGATATGGCCCTTAAAGGCCTTAGCTCccctttaaatatttcatcttgGATTTCCTCTACATTGATTTGTCCAAACCAATTCTGATGTATTTACCTATCAACAGAAGCGCTGCATCCATCACTGCTGCACCGTTCAGCATAGTAGCCATCAAAATATCATGGCCAGGACAGTCGACAAAGGAAACATGTCTAACAGTGGAGAAATAACAATCAGTCCAAGATCAATCAATACTTCAAGATACAAGTTACAGATTTCCCCAAATTAAATCACTTTACATGCAGAACATATTACACATAAAGAcagaataaaaacacagaaataattcTTACTACTATAAAGTCAAGTGGTTATAGGACTTGGTGTTTCTAGACCTTGGAAATAGGATTACCTACTTTCTGAGAGTCAAATCACTGCAGGTAATTGCAAAGTAAATGCAATTAGCTATGTGACAGCTACAGATAACTCAAGAGCCAGAAATTCCCAAATCCAAGTAAAAGTAAATATGGTAGAATGTATATAGGGAATGGCATGTATAGGAAAACTACAACTGTGTTAACATAATGGGCATTgccatctgaaaaaataatttgccaAATTTCTCCAGCACCTTGAAAAGCTGCAACTGCTAATCTGAATTGGAGATGGCAGCactatttaaacaaacaaacaaacaaacctataTTACTCATTCagaaccattattttaaaaaagtgtatgcttgctctggctggtgtggctcagtggattgagtgccagcctgcaaaccaaaaggtcacaggttgattcccagtcagggcacaagcctgggtagCGGGTGGGCCTccaatagggggagggtaagacaCAAtccactgatgtttcttttgcatattgatgtttccctctttctccttcccctctctctgaaagtaagtaaaatctttttaaaaaagatattatttctttatttttaaagaaaggggaagggagaaagaaagagagggagagaaacatcaatgtgtggttacctctcatacacctccaactggggaccgggtccacaatccaggcatatgccctgactgggaactgaaccacaTACCTATCAGTTCACAGGccgggactcaatccactgagccacaccagccagggctaaataaaatcttttagaaaaagtaTATGCTCATACTGTCATTATCTACAATGTGAATCAGCAAACTACGGCCCTTAGGCAAAATCTAGCCCAGTGTCATAGCACTTGAACACACGCTGTCTGTGTCTGCTTTCAGAACACGAGAGCAGAGCTGGGTCGCTAAAACAGAGACCTCATGGCCTACAAAGCAAAAATACTTACCATCAGgccctttagagaaaaagtttgctaATCTCTGATCAGGGCCTAAAGCAAGACGAGACAAGTGCAAAATTTCAGGGAGCGACAAAAACCTtagtaatcaagataaataatatttaaatttaatattgtcAAAAGCCAAAATTAATGCCAAAAATCCatgataaaatatcaaaattttaaatgaataaaggatCAGTAAAAATGCCATGTTGaatccaaaagaagaaaaagtgatattgaatagaagaaggaaaacaacccaGTAATTTCAAGCCCAACcttatttaaacaaatgataTTCTGTTTATcacaatttcttttaataaaaaaaaaaacactgcttaAAATACTACTTATCTTAATTACTAAGGGTTTTTCGCATCCCTTCTCCCCCTTAAATTTTGGGCCCAAGGCAAGGGTCTTACTCACCTTTCCCTAGTCCCAGCCCTGACCCTGATCTAAAATCTCTTTCTGGAGCATCCCCAACCCCCTAAAACATCACTAGGTTGATGTTAGTACCCTCTGATAAGGAATCAGAAGTCACAGCCATATTCATAAAATAGATGGCTAACAAACCCATGTACTTAAGAGAGGAAATTAAGAATGGCTTTGTCCCCCCCCTTAGAACAGAAACAGTGctgtttaaaagaaatttaggaaGCCCGACAAAAAAGAATCCCTTAATCCGTAAATTGTGTTTCCCTCCATTCCATTCTGCTTATGTGATACTTCTCCTTTGGAGAAGCACATACTTATCTTAGGTTTAAATACTTGGCTTTTCAAATTATTGTCATTATAGAcaataagaacataaaataatggaaaaataacaaaatcattcAGCAATTAGGTTCATTGTTTAATCCCctgttaaatatttcaaaaagtaccAACCAcaagacaataaaatataaagtgttcTTAGCACCAAAGAGGTCACCTGACTAATTTGAAGTTCCCTTTGGTCCCTGGAATGTCTGTGGGAAACTCATCGGGTGTACTACTTCCACAGGATCTGTAACATTCTGGCCGAGGACAGCTTGGGTCATCAAGTTTATAAATCTAAAAgtttcaatgaaaaaaagatttGGATTTGTTACCTGTACATTCCAATTAAAGTTAATTTCTAGCTCCACAGTATGCTGCTCACCTTAGCATTAGCATATCCAAGCTTGATTGTAATATTTCTTTCTAGTTCATTTTTGAACCTGACAGTGTGAACTCCTGATATAGCTTTCACAACTGTGGATTTCCCATGAGCTACATGACCAATTGTACCTACAGAAAgttcaaaaaattaattcacataCACATAAttgcacaaaatatttttttcaaatagtgttAGAGTAGAAAACCCAAAGCCGTAACTCATTAGAAATATCAATGTAAAACCAACAGTGACTTCAATTTTTGATCCTACAtattcttttctattaaaaatgtattctgagACAGGAATGAAGCAAATTTTCCATGTAACTGATAACCCTGTTCAAAATCCATACTCAgtaccctggccgggtggcttagttggttggagcatcctgtgcaccaaaaggttgcagctTTCATCCCTGATCGGagcatgtatgggaagcaaccagtgttcctctctcttccttcctctctctttaaaatcaatacatcttcaggtgagggtttaaaaaattattttttaaaaagccggCATACCCAGAATACTAAAATCTATTCATCTCATGTTTTTAATCACCAAAAAGACTATCTGCAtttaaaatgctcaataaaaaaaaaaaatacataatgtcATGTATATTCAGAACCTTTCCAGCattcccaaagtgaaataaataggGATGATGAGCCCAACCAAAAGGCATccatgaaaatgagaaaacagctCAGGTTTAATTACGGTAATGCTGTCAAGGGCAGCACAAGTCTTACAACTTTTTAATAGCCTGATGGTAGAGCCTTACTTTTAACTAGGTTTTACTGTGCTGTTTGTACAGACTCTCAAATACCCCAAATTTGCACTCAGTAGACTAACTTCTCCTCTCAAGTTCTAGGtgtcaattaagaaaaaaaaattgtacttaaTAATAGCctatatatatcaaataaaactttcaaaaactCTGCCCCTGCAATAACTCTGTGGCGAGTATAGgcacatttttacttcttccttaaaGTGCTACATGACTGCCTATCACCTTATGCTATTAAACTTCTCATAggtctgtatctttttttctcaCCTAGTCTGTAAGCTAGGCATGGGCAGCATGTGTTTCCCCCACGAATCTAGCAGGTGCTTTGCTCACAAGCGCTCAACGTCTATCTGAATATTTGCATCCTCATACAATTCAGGTAATCACACAAAGGGAGAGGTTAAAATCACTCGGCAGAGAACAAGCAACTCAGGTCTCCAAGAAGTTCTTATCTTACCTATATTAATTGTGGCTTGTCTGCTGATAACTTCGTGTGAAAGTGGCGTCAATTTGCTAACATCCTGCAAtcaaacattttacttttatttttaatcactgtACATAACACAAGTCACGACTTTTGCTTTGACTTTACATGTGACCTACAGCTCGCCACCATGTCAACAGCTCTCTCCTAGTTCTAAAGCGCTTTTCTTGTATAAGCAATCTTGTACTCTGATGACTAGGAAGCTTTAAAAGTCCCCCATCATTGTAAGAGACTACACCTCCATTCACTATAGGAAATGGACAGGCCAGAGACCGCCCAATCTTGACAGCATTAGCACTGAGGACAGTGTAGACACTCCCTTCCGACAGCATTAGCACTGAGGACAGTGTAGACACTCCCTTCCCAGACCTTCATAAGTGACAACCTTAACGACGTTTAGGTCCCACGATCTCACACCCCACTGCTCAGCTCGCGGACTCGCCGAAATGCAGGCGGCGGCGCCGGCGCGGCTTAGCACCTCCCTCTTAGGAGCTAGCCATGCTCCTGACAGCTCAGAACTGCTTCGTCTCAACGCCACCCGGGAGGCCCTGTCATCCCCACTTCCGAGTTCACTCCACATCCTCCCAGATCGAAACCTTACCAATGTAGCGAGATCTTGGCGAGAAAGATGCGGCTGTCCGAGAGTCACGCCAGCCTCGCCCCCCGCCATCTTgcctggagaggaaggaagtTGGCCCGGCAGCAGCCTGACCATACACAATGCAGCCGGAGAGGGGCGGAGCGAAGGCGGGACGTCAGACtagggcccaggcctgggaaagGAGGATGACCGGTGCAGCAGGACCTCACTGCTTGGACTTCTTCCTGATTGCGTTCATATAGTACTTGCCGGTAGGATTACTAGAAAACACAAGGCAAAGCTTCGGGGTCTATTCGCCGCaggtttgttggtttttttgtgCAGGCAAGGCTGAGGGCAGCCCCCAAAAAGGCCCCTGGCTAGGCGGGTGAAATTAACATCAGGCGCGCTTGCGCGGGAGAAGCCATTTCCGTATCCCGTGGGGATAGCCGGAAGGGTTTCCCAGAACCTGGGAACTTTAACTAGGATGTGAGGACAGACTGTGGGAATGTCTTTCTTTACTGATTTCCGCAATTTAATAAGGCGAGGTCGGCTTGGGTCCGGCCCACCTGTGACGGAGCTATTGGCGGGGAAGAAGCCACGCGCAGAGCTGGCAACGTTCACCGCGCCTTGCGTCACCAGGCAGGCGGCGGGGAGGGCGCCCTCGCGCGGAGGTTCCGCGGCTTAGGGATGGCAAAAGCAAAGTCTCACTTATTCTGGGAGGGAGGTTTTTAGTGCTAGGGAGATGGTCCGTGATGGCGCTAGAATCGAGTTAAGATAGAAGCTGGATGTCCTTAAGAGCGCCCAAAGAAAATtcagacagctgtacttgaacaataataaaataattaatttaaaaatattgtaataactatatatgtacCCAGGTAGGCATTTGAAACACTAGGGGTTCACTCTGTAAAgcacatgattttctaaccactctgctgtataTATGAAACCAATACAGAAGTTGTTGAATGCAAAttgtgtaaaaatttaaaaatatatgcaataaaaataaaatacaaggtcACCactaactgtaaaaaaaaaagagcgcccaaagagggtttttttgttttgttttaaagctgATCCAAAAACACCCACTTATTTAATGGAAAGATTACCCCTaaataggtattttaaaatttaaagactgTTGAGCCTTAGTCCTCTTCTTCATCCAATATTAAAAAGAATGCAAGTTTTGTTTCTCCCTCACGTATTTCTATGCTTTacaaattttccatcattaacAGTTACTCATTctagccagaaaaaaaaagtaaggtgAGGTGAGTAAGAATTGAGGTTACCTGTGTTTACTGAATGCTTAAGGAAGATTAAAATGAAtatgttttcataaattttagGCACAACAGCTTAAAGTAGGAAGTTATGTTTCAATAAATGCACTTATTGGTTAAGTGATGGTAGAAACTGTACAATGCATTGTATTTGGGTGGAGGCATTTAGTTCTACATTTAGGAATttataaatttacaaatttataaatttagaatTTATCTTACTTTGTAAATAGTTGTACCAACCAATTCAGAAAGCCTATCGAGGTGATAAAAATATGGAATTAGTGGTGATGGATACTActttgtgaatacactaaaaaccagTGAATTGTACAGTTTAAAGGGTGGGTgaattatatcaataaaatataaaattcatttataacaaaatatatgcTTCATTGTCAGAAACTTTTGGAAGTAGAAACATCACAGGAAATAATGTCATTAATGAGAATAATAGTTAAACATTGGCACTGACTTAACAAGTATTAATTTAATCTGTAAAAGAGGCTGATGAGGTATATACTTTTTTGAGGTATTATTGTTACCATTATTTAATATTAccatttgacaggtgaggaagCTTGAGTCCTAAAAACATTAGATAACATGATtccacagctagtaagtagcagaatTCATAGGCCATTCATAGGCAATTACCAGCATGCTCTTTTTAGAAGATGGAATTTGTTGAGGTAAGATttgcataccataaaattcacccattttaaatatacaattaagtgatttttagtaaatttacagagttgtgcaactatcaccacaatcCAGATCTTGAACATTTCAATCACTCCCAAAGAGATCCTGAGTATCCATTTGCAGTCAATCCACATTTCTATTTCTGGCCCTAGGTAACCACTAAtggtctttctgtctctatagatatGCTTTTTCTGGACATATTATATAAGTAGAATcgtacaatatgtggtcttttgctTCTGGCTTCTCTGGGCATAATggttttaaggttcatccatgttgtagcatctaTCAGTAGTaggtagttcattcctttttattgctgaagataatctcattttatagacataccacattttgttgatccattcaccagttgatggatatttattttgtttccacttttggctATCGTGAATACTaagtgctatgaacattcatgtacatgtttttgttattgtgaataatgctgctatgaacatttgtgtacaaatttttgtgaaaacatgctttcatttcttctcttggtAAATATCAAGTTATGTAACTGCTGAGTCCTATGGTAAATCTATGTTCAACTTCTGAGGAATAGCCAAACTTTTCCAaaagtggctgcatcattttacattcccaccagcaatgtatgaaggctgcagtttctccacatcttcatcaacTTGGTATCACACTATCACAATATCACAGCttgatattgtattttttattatagacaTTCCAGTagatgtggttttaatttgcatctctctaatgactaatgatgtggagcatcttttctaTACTTATCAGTCATTCGTATCTcaaacccatttttaaattgggtggtTTATCTTATTGAGGCGcaaaagtttttataattttttaaatcatggatcagtttttattgattttagagagaggggaaggaagggggggcatcgatgggagagaaaaacatcgatcggttgcctcctgtatgcaccccaaccagggatcgaaccggaaacctaggtatgtgccctgacctggaattgaacccacgaccttttcaGTATATGGGActatgctccaaacaactgaagcacccagccagggcagaggtgcaagagttttaaaatattctggacataagccctggctggtgtggctcagtagattaagtgccggcctgcgaaccaaagggctgcagaatcgattcccagtcagggcacttgcctgggttgcaggccaggtccccagtagggagcatgtgagaggcaaccacacgctgatgtttcttttactctcttcctccatcctttcccctctctctaaaaataaataaataaaatctttaaaaaagtaaaatattctggTCATAagtctttatcagatatatgatttgtaaatgttttctcccagtctgtagcttgtcttcattttcttaatgctgtctctgaagaagaaagagcaaaagtttttaactttgaagtccaatttatttcttcttttatgaatcATGCTTTGGTATCATATTTAAGAACactttgcctaacccaaggtcacaaacaTTTGCTCTTGTATTTTCTTCCGAAAGTTTTCTAGTTTTAGCTTGCATA
Protein-coding regions in this window:
- the EIF2S3 gene encoding eukaryotic translation initiation factor 2 subunit 3, which codes for MVRLLPGQLPSSPGKMAGGEAGVTLGQPHLSRQDLATLDVSKLTPLSHEVISRQATINIGTIGHVAHGKSTVVKAISGVHTVRFKNELERNITIKLGYANAKIYKLDDPSCPRPECYRSCGSSTPDEFPTDIPGTKGNFKLVRHVSFVDCPGHDILMATMLNGAAVMDAALLLIAGNESCPQPQTSEHLAAIEIMKLKHILILQNKIDLVKESQAKEQYEQILAFVQGTVAEGAPIIPISAQLKYNIEVVCEYIVKKIPVPPRDFTSEPRLIVIRSFDVNKPGCEVDDLKGGVAGGSILKGVLKVGQEIEVRPGIVSKDSEGKLMCKPIFSKIVSLFAEHNDLQYAAPGGLIGVGTKIDPTLCRADRMVGQVLGAVGALPEIFTELEISYFLLRRLLGVRTEGDKKAAKVQKLSKNEVLMVNIGSLSTGGRVSAVKADLGKIVLTNPVCTEVGEKIALSRRVEKHWRLIGWGQIRRGVTIKPTVDDD